In Pseudokineococcus lusitanus, the DNA window CGAAGAAGCCGAGGTTGCGCTTGAGCATGAGGCGCTCGTCGTCGGTGAGGCCGCCCGGGGAGTTCCACAGGGCGATGTCCGCCTGCATGGAGACCTCGGTCGGCATCCAGTGGTTGCCGCAGCCGGAGAGGTACTTGTCCCACGCCCACGTGTACTTCATGGGCAGGAGCTGGTTGACGTCGGCGCGGCCGTTGATCATCCGCTTCTCGCTGACGTCGACCCGGCCGGCCCCGGCCTCGACGCTGCCGAGGCCGGTGGCCGTGCCCGCCGAGTCGAGCTCGGCGGCGTGGGGGTCCACGCCGGTCCCCGCGTCGGGGGCCGTCTCGGAGAAGGGGCGGCGTGCGCCGGGGACACCGGCGGTGGGCTGGGGGGCGGGAGCGTCGTCCCAGTCGAGAGTCACTGGCAGGCCTCGCATTCCGGGTCCTCGATGGCGCACGCCTGCGGCGCGCGGTAGACGTCCGGCACCACCGGGGCGATGCCCGCGGCGATGACGGGGGTGGTGCGCACCTGGGCGGCGGGTGCCGCCTGCGGCGCGACGGCCACCGGCGCGGGCGCCGGGGCGGGAGCAGCGGCCGGCTGGACCGCGACGGCGTTGAGACGGCCGTCGGTGCCCTGCAGCGTGGACTTCTCCACGTGCGTGCGGCTGGAGCTGCGCAGGTAGTAGGTCGTCTTGAGGCCGTGGCGCCACGCGGACCGGTAGAGGCGGTCGAGCGTCCGGCCGTTGGGCTCCATGACGTACAGGTTGAGCGACTGGGCCTGGTCGATCCACACCTGGCGGCGCGAGCCGGCCTTCACCAGCCACTCCGGGTCCACCTCGAAGGCGGTCGCGTAGAGCGCCTTGAGGTCGGCGGGCACCCGGTCGATCTCGCCGAGGCTGCCGTCGTAGTACTTGAGGTCGCTGACCATGACGTCGTCCCAGAGCCCGCGCTCCTTCAGGGCGCGCACGAGCGAGGTCGAGACGACCGTGAAGTCACCGCTCATGTTCGCCTTGACGTACAGGTTGCGGTACTGCGGCTCGATCGACTGGCTGACGCCGACGATGTTGCTGATCGTCGCCGTCGGCGCGATGGCCATGATGTTGCTGTTGCGGACGCCGACCTTCATGACGCGCTCGCGCAGCGAGCTCCAGTCGAGGCGCTCGACGACCGGCTGCTCGAGGTCGCCGTCGCGGGCGGCGGCGACGCGGGCCACGGAGTCGTGGGGCAGGACGCCCTGGCTCCACAGCGAGCCCGGGAACGACGCATAGGCGCCGCGCTCCTCGGCCAGGTCGGCCGACGCGCTGATGGCCGCGTGGCTGATGGCCTCCATGCTCGTGTCGGCGAAGTCGACCGCCGCCTCGCTGGCGTAGGGCAGGCCCAGCGTGAACAGCGCGTCCTGGAAGCCCATGAGGCCCAGGCCGACCGGACGGTGCTTGCGGTTGGAGTTCTCCGCCTGCGGGATCGTGTAGAGGTTGATGTCGATGACGTCGTCGAGCATCCGCACCGCGGTGCGGACGGTCCGACGCAGCTTCTCGACGTCGAGGCCGTCGGCCGTGACGTGCTGCGCGAGGTTGATCGAGGCGAGGTTGCAGACCGCGACCTCGTCCTTGCTCGTGTTGAGCGTGATCTCCGTGCAGAGGTTCGAGGAGTGCACGACGCCGGCGTGCTGCTGCGGCGACCGGAGGTTGCAGGCGTCCTTGAAGGTGATCCAGGGGTGCCCGGTCTCGAAGAGCATCGTCAGCATGCGGCGCCAGAGGTCGACCGCGCGGACCGTGCGGAAGACGCTGATGCGCCCGGCGGCGGCCTCGGCCTCGTAGTGCTCGTAGCGCTCCTTGAACGCGGTGCCGTAGAGGTCGTGGAGGTCCGGCACCTCGTTCGGGGAGAACAGCGTCCACTGCCCGTCGGCCTCGACCCGCTGGAGGAAGAGGTCCGGCACCCAGTTGGCCGTGTTCATGTCGTGCGTGCGGCGGCGGTCGTCGCCGGTGTTCTTGCGCAGGTCGAGGAACTGCTCGACGTCGATGTGCCACGTCTCGAGGTACGCGCAGACGGCGCCCTTGCGCTTGCCGCCCTGGTTGACGGCGATGGCCGTGTCGTTGGCGACCTTGAGGAACGGGACGATGCCGGACGACGAGCCGTTGGTGCCCTTGATGTAGGAGCCCGTGCCGCGCACCGGCGTCCAGTCGTTGCCGAGGCCGCCGGAGAACTTGGCGAGCAGCGCGTTGTCGCGGATGCCGGAGTAGATGGCGTCGAGGTCGTCGTCGACGGTCGTGAGGAAGCAGGAGCTGAGCTGCGGCCGCACGGTGCCGGCGTTGAAGAGCGTCGGCGTCGACGTCATGACGTCGAAGCTGGACAGCGCCTCGTAGAACTGGATGGCCCGCGCCTCGCGGTCGTCCTCCTCGAGCGCGAGGCCCATGGCCACGCGGAGGAAGAAGGCCTGCGGCATCTCGAAGCGCACGTTCTTCGTGTGCAGGAAGTACCGGTCGTACAGCGTCTGCAACCCGAGGTACGTGAAGTCGAGGTCCCGCTCGGGGTGGATCGCCGCACCGAGCCGCTCGAGGTCGAACTCGAGCAGGCGCGGGTCGAGCCGCTCGTCGGCGACGCCGTGACGCACGTAGTCGGCGAAGTACGCGGGGTAGCGGACGGCCATCTCGGCCTGGCTGGCCTGCTGCGGCTCGCCGGCGAGGAGGGTGAGGACCTCGGCGCGCAGGACGTCGAGGAGCAGCCGGGCGCTGACCTGGCTGTAGTCGGGCTCGGTCTCGACCATGGAGCGGGCCGCGAGGACGGGAGCCTGGGCCAGCTCGGCGGCGGTGATGCCGTCGTAGAGGCTGCGGGCCGTCTCGGCGAGCACGGCGGAGGCGTCCACCGCGGCGTCGAGCCCGGCGGCGGCCTCGCCGACGACGAGGCGGAGGCGGTCGACGTCGAGCGGGGCGCGCGAGCCGTCGGGCGCCGTGACCGAGAAGGCGGCGACGCGGGCGGCGCCGGGCAGCTCGGGGAGCTCGACGAGGCCGGAGGCGGCCGCGGCCCGCTCGGCCGGCGTGGCGCTCTCCCGGGCGTCCGGGTCCTCGAGGGTGGCGGCCGCGGCGCGCAGCCGGGCGTGCTCCTCGCGGTAGAGGACGTAGGAGCGGGCCACGCGGTGCTCGCCGGAGCGCATGAGCGCCAGCTCGACCTGGTCCTGGATCTCCTCGACGTCGACGGACCGCCCGGCGCCGTAGCGGCGCTCGAGGGCGGTGACGACCTGCTGCGTGAGGCCGTCGACGAGGTCGCGCACGCGGCTGCTGCCGCCCGCGCCCTGGCCCTCGACGGCGAGGAAGGCGGCGCGCATGGCCGCGCCGATCTTGGCGGGCTCGAACGGCGCGACGCCGCCGTCCCGCTTGAGCACGGCGATGCGGGCACGGGCCGGCGACGTGCCGCCCGACCCGTCCGTCGTGGCCGCTGACGGCCTCTCTGCGGTCTGGGTCATCGAGCCCTCTTCCCTCGTGCTTCGTCTGCGTCAGGCTTCGTGCGACGTCCTGGTCGGCGGTCGGCGTGGTCAGCGCCCCGCGTCACCACGACACTACATCTGGGGGCCGACATCGGCACAAGGCCCTGCATGTCGTGGTCGGCGTGTCGCGCCGCCGTCCACAGGCGGTCCCCCGTCGTGCACCCGCCGTCCCCCGCTCGTCCCCCGTCGGTCCACCGCTCGTCCCCAGGCGAGGGGCCGGCGAGGCCTCACGACGAGTGTGGCGAGGGGGTCCGACACCGGGCCGTCGCCGGCCGCCGGGGCGGGCCGGGACGGCTCGCCCCCGGGCGTCAGGCGGTCGCGCGGAACCGCCGCAGCCGCAGGCTGTTGGTGACGACGAAGACCGACGACAGGGCCATCGCCGCGCCGGCGACCATGGGCGTCAGCAGCCCCGCCATCGCCAGCGGGATCGCGGCGACGTTGTAGGCGAAGGCCCACACGAGGTTGCCGCGGATGGTCCGCAGCGTCGCCCGCGAGAGCCGGACCGCGTCCGCCGCCGACCGCAGGTCCGCCCGCACGAGGGTGAGGTCCGAGGCCTCGACGGCCACGTCCGTGCCCGTCCCCATCGCGATGCCGAGGTCGGCCTGCGCCAGCGCGGCGGCGTCGTTGACGCCGTCGCCGACGACCGCGACGACGTGCCCCTCCGCCTGCAGCCGCCGGACGACGTCGAGCTTGCCGGCGGGCAGCACGCCCGCGACGACCTCCTCGACACCGACCTCCGCGGCGACGGCGCGGGCCGCCGCCTCGTGGTCGCCCGTGACGAGGACCGGTCGCAGCCCGAGCGCGCGCAGCCGCCGCACCGCCTCCGCCGACGTCGGGCGGACGGTGTCGGAGACGACGAGCAGCCCCCGCGCCGCGCCGTCCCAGCCGACCGCGACGACGGTGCGCCCGTCCGCCCCGGCGGTCGCCAGGGCGTCCTCGAGGGCGGGCGTGAGCGCCAGCCCGCGCCCGGCGAGCAGGCGCGGGCGCCCGACGACGACCCGCCGCCCCTCGACGTCGCCCTCCACGCCGAGGCCGTCGAGCGACGCGAAGCCCGTCACGTCCGGCAGCCGCCCCCGGTCGGCGGCGGCCGCGGCGACGGCGCGGGCCACGGGGTGGTCCGAGGCCGCCTCCAGCGCCCCCGCCGTCCGCAGCACCGCGGCGGCGTCCTCGCCGGCGGCGGGCACGACGTCGCGCAGGGACATCCGCCCGGTCGTCACCGTGCCGGTCTTGTCGAGCACGACGACGTCGGCCCGCCGCGTCTGCTCGAGCACCTCGGGCCCGCGCACGACGACGCCCATCCGGGCGCCCCGGCCGGTGCCGACCATGAGCGCGGTCGGCGTCGCGAGCCCCAGCGCGCAGGGGCAGGCGATGATGAGGACGGCCACGGCGGCCGTGGCGGCGGTGGCCCACCCGGCGCCGGCGCCGAGCCAGAAGCCGAGCGTCGCGACGGCGAGCGCGACGACGACCGGGACGAAGACGGCGGAGACGCGGTCGGCCAGCCGCTGGACCGACGCCTTGCCCTCCTGCGCCCGCTCGACGAGCGCGGCGACCTGCGCCACCTGCGTGTCGGCGCCCACTCGGTCCGCGCGCACCACGAGGCGCCCGCCGGCGTTGACGCCGCCGCCCATGACGACGTCGCCCGGACCCACCTCGGCGGGCACCGGCTCGCCCGTGAGCGCCGCGACGTCGACGGCCGAGGCGCCCTCGAGGACGAGGCCGTCGGCGGCGACCTTCTCGCCGGGCCGGACGACGAAGACGTCGCCGACGGCGAGGTCGGCCACGGGCACGCGCACCTCCACGGTGCCGTCGCCGTCGGGCGCGGGACGGCGGACCGCGACGTCCTTGGCACCGCTCTCCAGCAGGGCCCGGAGGGCGTCGCCGGCCCGCCGCTTCGAGCGCCCCTCGAGGTAGCGCCCGGCGAGGACGAAGGTCGTGACGCCGGCCGCCGCCTCGAGGTAGACGGACCCCAGGCCGTCGGCCTCTCCGGCGAGCCACGTGAAGTCGTGGGTCATGCCGATCTCGCCCGCCGTCCCGAGGACCAGGGCGTACAGCGACCACACGAGGGCGGCGAGGGTGCCGACCGAGACGAGCGTGTCCATCGTCGCCGCGCCGTGCCGGAGGTTCGTCCAGGCAGCGCGGTGGAAGGGCCACCCGCCCCAGGCGACGACGGGCAGCGCGAGGGCGAGGGACAGCCACTGCCACCCGGGGAGCTGCCACGCCGGGACCATCGCGAGCACGACGACCGGCACCGAGAGCAGCGCCGACACGACGACACGGCGCCGGAGCCGGAGCCGGCGGAGCGCCTCCTCGGCCGCGCCGTCGGACGCCGCGGCGGCCTCGTGCTCGCGGGCGGTGTACCCCGCGGACTCGACGGCGGCGACGAGCACGTCGGTCGACG includes these proteins:
- a CDS encoding ribonucleoside-diphosphate reductase subunit alpha, which codes for MTQTAERPSAATTDGSGGTSPARARIAVLKRDGGVAPFEPAKIGAAMRAAFLAVEGQGAGGSSRVRDLVDGLTQQVVTALERRYGAGRSVDVEEIQDQVELALMRSGEHRVARSYVLYREEHARLRAAAATLEDPDARESATPAERAAAASGLVELPELPGAARVAAFSVTAPDGSRAPLDVDRLRLVVGEAAAGLDAAVDASAVLAETARSLYDGITAAELAQAPVLAARSMVETEPDYSQVSARLLLDVLRAEVLTLLAGEPQQASQAEMAVRYPAYFADYVRHGVADERLDPRLLEFDLERLGAAIHPERDLDFTYLGLQTLYDRYFLHTKNVRFEMPQAFFLRVAMGLALEEDDREARAIQFYEALSSFDVMTSTPTLFNAGTVRPQLSSCFLTTVDDDLDAIYSGIRDNALLAKFSGGLGNDWTPVRGTGSYIKGTNGSSSGIVPFLKVANDTAIAVNQGGKRKGAVCAYLETWHIDVEQFLDLRKNTGDDRRRTHDMNTANWVPDLFLQRVEADGQWTLFSPNEVPDLHDLYGTAFKERYEHYEAEAAAGRISVFRTVRAVDLWRRMLTMLFETGHPWITFKDACNLRSPQQHAGVVHSSNLCTEITLNTSKDEVAVCNLASINLAQHVTADGLDVEKLRRTVRTAVRMLDDVIDINLYTIPQAENSNRKHRPVGLGLMGFQDALFTLGLPYASEAAVDFADTSMEAISHAAISASADLAEERGAYASFPGSLWSQGVLPHDSVARVAAARDGDLEQPVVERLDWSSLRERVMKVGVRNSNIMAIAPTATISNIVGVSQSIEPQYRNLYVKANMSGDFTVVSTSLVRALKERGLWDDVMVSDLKYYDGSLGEIDRVPADLKALYATAFEVDPEWLVKAGSRRQVWIDQAQSLNLYVMEPNGRTLDRLYRSAWRHGLKTTYYLRSSSRTHVEKSTLQGTDGRLNAVAVQPAAAPAPAPAPVAVAPQAAPAAQVRTTPVIAAGIAPVVPDVYRAPQACAIEDPECEACQ
- a CDS encoding heavy metal translocating P-type ATPase, with the protein product MDRPGSIAVRSVDLEVGGMTCASCAARVERKLGKLDGVSATVNYATERARVTAPAGTSTDVLVAAVESAGYTAREHEAAAASDGAAEEALRRLRLRRRVVVSALLSVPVVVLAMVPAWQLPGWQWLSLALALPVVAWGGWPFHRAAWTNLRHGAATMDTLVSVGTLAALVWSLYALVLGTAGEIGMTHDFTWLAGEADGLGSVYLEAAAGVTTFVLAGRYLEGRSKRRAGDALRALLESGAKDVAVRRPAPDGDGTVEVRVPVADLAVGDVFVVRPGEKVAADGLVLEGASAVDVAALTGEPVPAEVGPGDVVMGGGVNAGGRLVVRADRVGADTQVAQVAALVERAQEGKASVQRLADRVSAVFVPVVVALAVATLGFWLGAGAGWATAATAAVAVLIIACPCALGLATPTALMVGTGRGARMGVVVRGPEVLEQTRRADVVVLDKTGTVTTGRMSLRDVVPAAGEDAAAVLRTAGALEAASDHPVARAVAAAAADRGRLPDVTGFASLDGLGVEGDVEGRRVVVGRPRLLAGRGLALTPALEDALATAGADGRTVVAVGWDGAARGLLVVSDTVRPTSAEAVRRLRALGLRPVLVTGDHEAAARAVAAEVGVEEVVAGVLPAGKLDVVRRLQAEGHVVAVVGDGVNDAAALAQADLGIAMGTGTDVAVEASDLTLVRADLRSAADAVRLSRATLRTIRGNLVWAFAYNVAAIPLAMAGLLTPMVAGAAMALSSVFVVTNSLRLRRFRATA